A stretch of Bradyrhizobium diazoefficiens DNA encodes these proteins:
- a CDS encoding peroxiredoxin — MAIQTGDKLPEAKFRVMTAEGPQVKTTDDIFKGKKVALFAVPGAYTGTCHKMHLPSIFLNAYAMKDKGVDTIAIVSVNDAFVMNAWKRDTDQRDEAIFLADGNAEFAKAIGMELDASGNGLGIRSKRYSMLVEDGVVKKLNLEAMPGKVEVSGGDTLLGQL, encoded by the coding sequence ATGGCGATCCAGACTGGCGACAAGCTGCCCGAGGCGAAATTCCGCGTGATGACGGCGGAAGGCCCGCAGGTGAAGACCACCGACGACATCTTCAAGGGCAAGAAAGTGGCGCTGTTTGCCGTGCCCGGCGCCTACACCGGCACCTGCCACAAGATGCATCTGCCGAGCATCTTCCTCAACGCCTACGCCATGAAGGACAAGGGCGTCGATACCATCGCCATCGTCTCCGTCAACGACGCCTTCGTCATGAACGCCTGGAAGCGCGACACCGACCAGCGCGACGAGGCGATCTTCCTCGCCGACGGCAACGCCGAATTCGCCAAGGCGATCGGCATGGAGTTAGATGCCTCCGGCAACGGCCTCGGCATCCGCTCCAAGCGCTATTCGATGCTGGTCGAGGATGGCGTGGTCAAGAAACTGAACCTCGAAGCAATGCCCGG
- a CDS encoding DUF924 family protein has protein sequence MTDIGNMTPAGVLAFWREAGRERWYKPSDAFDAEVRRRFLPLWQKAAAGELVSWEDCDDGALALVIVLDQFPRNMFRGTPEAFASDPLARDVARRAIARGADRRIDPLLLEFLYLPFMHSEHLPDQLHCVALFENTDNAENLKYAREHADIIARFGRFPHRNRLLGRDSTAEERAFLDSGGFAG, from the coding sequence ATGACTGACATCGGCAACATGACGCCGGCCGGCGTTCTCGCCTTCTGGCGCGAAGCCGGTCGCGAGCGCTGGTACAAGCCCAGCGACGCGTTCGACGCGGAGGTCCGCCGCCGCTTTCTTCCGCTTTGGCAGAAGGCCGCGGCAGGCGAACTGGTGTCGTGGGAGGACTGCGACGACGGCGCACTCGCGCTCGTCATCGTACTCGACCAGTTTCCCCGCAACATGTTCCGCGGCACGCCGGAAGCCTTTGCCAGCGATCCGCTGGCGCGTGACGTCGCCCGCCGCGCCATCGCGCGGGGCGCAGATCGCAGGATCGATCCCCTCCTGCTCGAGTTCCTCTATTTGCCCTTCATGCATTCCGAGCACCTGCCTGACCAGTTGCACTGCGTTGCGCTGTTTGAAAACACCGACAATGCCGAAAATCTGAAATACGCTCGGGAGCACGCCGATATCATTGCGCGGTTCGGCCGCTTCCCCCACCGCAACCGCCTGCTCGGCCGCGACAGCACCGCGGAGGAGCGGGCCTTCCTCGACAGCGGCGGCTTTGCGGGCTGA
- a CDS encoding long-chain fatty acid--CoA ligase, translating into MERIWLKQYPPGVPADIEPTQYASLVDLLEESFAKFADRKAFICMDKAISYRDLDQMSLALAAYLQGRGLQRGARVAIMMPNVLQYPVATAAVLRAGFAVVNVNPLYTPRELEHQLKDSGAEAVIVLENFAHTVEQVIAKTEVKHVIVASMGDLLGFKGVIVNLVVRRVKKMVPAWSLPGAVSFNDAISAGRGATFNKPKLSPGDVAFLQYTGGTTGVSKGATLLHRNIVANVLQNDAWLQPAMAAPPHVDQLMIVCALPLYHIFALTACYLLAVRAGGCNLLIPNPRDIAGFIKELAKYQVNSFPAVNTLYNGLMHHPDFKKLDFSKLKISNGGGMAVQRPVAEQWKAVTGCSIAEGYGLSETSPTLTCNTATNAEFNGTIGIPVPSTYISIRDDDGNEVPLGQAGEICAKGPQVMSGYWNRPEETAKVMTADGYFRTGDIGIMDEKGYTRIVDRKKDMILVSGFNVYPNEIEEVIASHPGVLECAVIGVPDSGSGEAVKAFVVKKDPNLTVEDVIKFCREQLTGYKVPKQIEFRADLPKTNVGKILRRELRDEKKAQAA; encoded by the coding sequence ATGGAGCGCATCTGGCTCAAGCAATATCCGCCCGGCGTGCCCGCTGATATCGAGCCGACGCAATACGCATCGCTGGTCGACCTCCTCGAGGAGAGCTTTGCGAAGTTCGCCGACCGCAAGGCGTTCATCTGCATGGACAAGGCGATCAGCTATCGCGACCTCGACCAGATGTCGCTGGCGCTCGCCGCCTATTTGCAGGGACGCGGCCTGCAGCGCGGCGCCCGCGTCGCGATCATGATGCCGAACGTGCTGCAATATCCCGTCGCCACCGCCGCGGTGCTGCGTGCCGGCTTTGCCGTGGTCAACGTCAACCCGCTCTACACCCCGCGCGAGCTCGAGCATCAGCTCAAGGATTCCGGCGCCGAAGCCGTCATCGTGCTGGAGAATTTTGCCCACACCGTCGAGCAGGTGATCGCGAAGACTGAGGTCAAGCACGTCATCGTCGCCAGCATGGGCGATTTGCTCGGCTTCAAGGGCGTGATCGTCAATCTCGTCGTCCGCCGCGTTAAGAAGATGGTCCCGGCCTGGTCGCTGCCGGGCGCGGTGTCGTTCAACGACGCGATCTCGGCCGGTCGCGGTGCGACCTTCAACAAGCCGAAACTGTCGCCGGGCGACGTCGCCTTCCTGCAATATACCGGCGGCACCACCGGCGTCTCCAAGGGCGCCACGCTGCTCCACCGCAACATCGTCGCCAACGTCCTGCAGAACGACGCCTGGCTGCAACCGGCGATGGCCGCGCCACCGCATGTCGATCAGCTGATGATCGTCTGCGCGCTGCCGCTCTATCACATCTTCGCGCTGACGGCCTGCTACCTGCTCGCGGTGCGCGCCGGCGGCTGCAATCTGCTGATCCCCAACCCGCGCGACATCGCGGGCTTCATCAAGGAATTGGCGAAGTATCAGGTCAACAGCTTCCCGGCCGTGAACACGCTCTACAACGGGCTGATGCACCATCCAGACTTCAAGAAGCTCGACTTCTCCAAGTTGAAGATCTCCAACGGCGGCGGCATGGCCGTACAGCGCCCGGTGGCCGAGCAGTGGAAGGCCGTGACCGGCTGCTCCATCGCCGAGGGCTACGGCCTGTCGGAGACCTCGCCGACGCTAACCTGCAACACCGCCACCAATGCCGAGTTCAACGGCACGATCGGCATCCCCGTGCCATCGACCTACATCTCGATCCGCGACGACGACGGCAATGAAGTCCCGCTCGGCCAGGCCGGCGAGATCTGCGCCAAGGGCCCGCAGGTGATGTCGGGCTACTGGAACAGGCCGGAGGAGACCGCGAAGGTGATGACCGCCGACGGCTATTTCCGCACCGGCGACATCGGCATCATGGATGAGAAGGGCTACACCAGGATCGTCGACCGCAAGAAGGACATGATCCTGGTCTCCGGCTTCAACGTCTATCCCAACGAGATCGAGGAAGTGATCGCGAGCCATCCGGGCGTGCTCGAATGCGCGGTGATCGGCGTTCCCGACAGCGGGTCCGGCGAAGCGGTGAAGGCCTTCGTGGTGAAGAAAGACCCGAACCTCACGGTGGAGGACGTCATCAAGTTCTGCCGCGAGCAGCTCACCGGATACAAGGTGCCCAAGCAGATCGAATTCCGTGCCGATTTGCCCAAGACCAATGTCGGCAAGATCCTGCGCCGCGAGCTGCGCGACGAGAAGAAGGCTCAGGCGGCGTAA